Within Sorghum bicolor cultivar BTx623 chromosome 2, Sorghum_bicolor_NCBIv3, whole genome shotgun sequence, the genomic segment ATGTAATTCAAGAGTGGACGATCCGTCGAATAGTGAAAAATAATGGGATAAAAGTTCctgctaattcattgttctagaTCCCAAACTGGAAACAACTGGCCAATTGAAGTACTATAGTTCCTGTAAACGCAAATCGTGAAAACCGCTAGCCGACTTTTAAGATCGTAATAACATGACATAAAAGACTTCATGCTCTGTTCTCTGAGGAGCCCTCAAGGTGCAGAGCGCACAGCGGCCCTGATCAACGGCAGCTTTGTGCTTTGAGGACCATGAAGTTGTCCCCCTCGTCCGGCAGGTGGTGTTGGAGGCCAGCGACAGCCAGTGAGATCTGTGCCCTCCAGTCCTCACCCTAAGCTTACACCGGGGATGGAACATCATCCTGGCTGTACACGTAGGGCCGTAGTGGAGGTGGCCGGGCCGGGCGGGTACTATTGCCGGCTGCCGCTGCCGCACACCAGGCATGCACCACATCGATCGGCAGTGTAGAGCCCGGATCGGAGGTGATCACATGGACTGCGTATAGTGCTTTTCTCGTTGCTGATCGGCCGTGCGGTTCGGTGCGGTTGGTGGCAGTAACGGTGGAGCCGCCTGCCACCGGGACGGGCCGTCGGGCCTCGGGCGCGTGGGAATCTTGGGGCAGGGCCGGGGACGGAAGCGTCCGAGCCAAGCGGCTCCACGAAGGGGGCCGGCGACACCTCCACCGGCATGTGCGGGTTCCCAGTTAGATTCTTGGCCatcatccatgcatgcatgtaggaGCGTAACTAGAGGGTTTTCACTCGTTTGTCGGGGACTCGGGTGACTGGGTGAGGCAGGTCTCCGGCCCCCGGTGCAATGCAACGTGCTTGGCTCACACTTCGACGCTTCCATATACAAACCACAATTCTGAAGGAATTTAGCCCACCAAAGATCAGTAGCAAGCATGCACAATACTGATGTGGACTCTTGCTACGTTAGCGTCCACATCGACCCACCACGATCGTAATAACATGTGGACGCCGCTAACGTCCCAGCCTGCAGCCTGGCAATTAATCAGTAGCAAGCAGGCACAGGCATGCCAGCAGTGTACGGAGAGAAATGGACGTCGCGCCGGCGCCGTCTGTCTACCGGACGCCGGCCGCCAAGGATGGGAGCAGGGGCGCTGATCGGGCCGGGATcggatgtgtgtgtgtgtgtgtcgtgAAGCGTGGCGGAGTACTTGCGCGCGGCAAAGGAAATTAATTATGCGCGCAGGCAATACCCAGCATATATACGGGGAGGCCTAAACTTGGTGGTTGGCAGCTGAGCATGCCGAATCACAGCCGCAAACTAGCCGGGATAAACAACAAATTAAACCAGTTTGTGTGTCCGTTTTCAGTTGGGCCATTTGTGCTTTGGCCAACAATCGTCTGATCTCCGCCGCGCCGTCCGGCTCGAGGGCTTATTCGCTGTACAAGTACTCAAGTATGTAGATCGGATATCAACGACCTTGTACATGAGCGGAATTCATGCCGTGTGCGTTCGCTATACATGCGATCCGATGCGATGCGGCGTATCAGCATCAGCATCCAGCATTACTTTACTACTAGCTTTGCTGCACTCGACGCTCTTGGGGTACGGTGCTCCATCCGTCCGTCGTAGCTAGCATTGCATCTCCAAGTATCATTCTATTCTAGCAGCACAAACGGAGAAAGGGGTCTTTAATTTTACGCCCTGCCTGCCCATACTGCCGGACTGGAGGAGCGGTCCGGCCCGGCCGGCGTGCGCAACAGCATCACAATGCTGCTAGCGAGCTGGAGTCACTGAACCATATGTAGTAGGAGTATATCAATAattatcatgcatgcatgcgcgtGCACGGTGCACCACCACCACACCAACACTTTCCAGGCACCTGTGCACTCTCTCTCGCATCGAATCGATCAGTATCTCTGCCTGCCGGCCTGCCGCTTTGTTTCTGGCGATCGAGCTTCTCCCGTTGGCTTGGCTTGGCTGGGAATAAAAAGGGGTGGCGCGCTCATTGCTTGGGCTCGATCGCGAGTAACAGAGCAGGTCATCTTCTGCCACAAACCGCAGCTGCTGtgggtgtggtgtggtgtggctCCCCGTCAGGCCGGCCGCATCATTTGCAGCGCGCAGGGGGCAGTCAAAGTGGTGCTAAGGGATTATTCCGGCACCAAACTGCAACAGTCATTTGCCTTGCATCTGCGTGCCCAAATGTTAGgcctagttcccaaaatttttagttttcgggcactgtagcactttcgtttttatttaacaaatattatccaatcatggactaactaagttcaaaagatttatctctcgatttacagataaactgtgcaattagtttttgttttcatctatatttaatgctctatacatgtgccgtaagattcgatgtgatggaaaaccttgaatttttttggaaactaaacaaggcataacgTGCTCTATACATGTACCTGGTCGTATGTGACGGCTGCACCTTCGTTTTAGGGCCTGTTCctctttgctaaattttagctagctaaaattattttaactaCTCATGGATGACTAATGAAACTAAACTGTTTTAGCTTTTTTAGTGAATATGTTtgaaactttagctactaaagtgattaaaatttagttagctaaaattaAAATTTAGTAAGAGGCCTTAGTCTATTGTCGCAGCAGACGAATGAATTCCCCTTTCAGAACTCACACACAAGGCTCACCAATCGGCCAGAAAGGCTGCCGCCGCGCAAGCATCTGCACTTGTGCAGTCTGCAGATCCGTCTTGGCCTTGGAAGACCGCCCGAGAATGGGCTGGGCCACGAAACCTGCTCGAGTCACCTCACCTCATGGGCTGGACCGGCTCGATCCAAGTCCTTGATGCCCAAGCGGCCACGCAACGAAATGGGAAGGAAAATATCTCTGGCTGGGCCAGTATAAATCTGGGAAGCCGGCTGGATTGTAATGGGCCAGTACCAACGTCGACCTTGGCCTCTCCCTCTGCGTCCTTTGCGGCTGGGTGTGCCGAGGTCAGAGCTCTGTACGAGTAGCCTGACCGTGACCCTGCGCTGGCTTGCGATCGCGAGGTTTTCGTCGGAGTAGGAGGATTTGGATCTTCGTCGTGTGGTGTGGTCACATCACATCGACCGCGTGAGGGTGAGGCCCGCGGTTGCTTCTTCCCACCGCTGCAAGCAGCCAAGCACACGCCATCGACGGCCAACAGGTTTGAAACCGGTCGACAGGCGCCACCCCAACTCGGGACGGTTGTTCCTGTGCTTGGAGAAGGTACCACGCGCGCGCGGGGTGCCCTGTCTCGACGTCAACGCGGAGCTGCGTGCTCGGACGAGGCGGCGCCCAACACAAGTAGGACGGTGCAGGGGGGGCGGCGGGAGGCCACTGATGCGATGCGAGAGACGGTGGACGGGCACGGTGGCGCTGGTGGCCGGAGTTTCTCGCGGTGTCGTCGTCGCCACTCGATCGGCCACGACGCGGTGGTCACATCTCACATCCCGCGACCGCTGAGGACGCATGCAAAGGCAGGGCGGGCGGCACCGAgtgacggacggacggacggacggccaAAGGCATGCGCAGATCTACGTAGAAGATCACGTATTCACGTGGCGTCCGTCAAGTCCATTTTCTTTCGGTGGCTAGCTAGCTTACTCGCCGACCATGCACCGGAAAGTAGGAGTACAAAGCAGTTACCATGCGACCGCACCGCCGGCAGCGGTCAGTCCTTCCAACTGTTATCGATCAGCGCGGACACAAACTTCATGGTTCAGCCCATAGCCCGCTCTTTTGGTCCAATCCAGAGATGGCACTTGGCACGGTCCAACACCTGGCTGAGTTAGGTCGCTCTCCCGGCATGCCATGCTGGCCCGTCCTAGCATGATaaaatccccccccccccccctcctgttttaaatttaaaaataaagCGCAGTAGGGGATAAAACTACTCCTGTTTATACAATATAAAGCACGGTAGGGCATGAAAACCCTCCGGTTTCAATCAAAagctaataataaaataagaagATGATTCATTTGAGCTTCCTTTAGTTCTTCTCAAGATGCAAAATTGACCCACATAGATTTGGTTAAAGGTAATAAGGTTCAACTTTAGAACAATAGATTTCAATGGGATCTACAATTTTATAACTGgaaatatttttcaaaaaaacatTGAGGTGCCCATATAATCAACCTAAGTTAGCATATGTGGATGGTTACCTCAATGTTTTATAATTCCATTTGGCACATATGAACTGGAACTTAAGCTAGCATATATAACCGGAATTAGATATAATTCATCAATATattatatatgtggatggttagCATGCATGGCTTGCTTAAGACACGAGGTCTTGGGTTTGAAACCACCAATAAAGAATATACACTCACATTAGACTTTTTTTGGTAATTTTCTAGCCATACCTCTTACAATTACACACCACTAATAATCGGCGGTGTGCCCGTCGTCTTTCTACCTATATCTGTGCCCACTGCCTCTCCTGCTCCCCCACAAACCTTCTTCCAAAGGGTCAATTGGTCCTTATTGTAATAAGCCAGCTTTTCTACTGCAGTAGAAAATCTATGCGCTGGACTTGCAACGCCTAGGTGCTGAATATGCTGTCATGCATGTGTACTCCTATGTGATACAGAGCTCAAACAAAATATCGGAAGTATAGAGGTGACTGGAGGAGCCTGAGCCCGAGCTCACCCACGCGGGCATAACCAATTATTTGGTTCACCTTCTACCTTTCTCAACCTTGTAGAAGTGTGACACACAATGATAATCACAATTTGGAACAGGGGAGTAATTGCTAGTAAGTTACAGTTGCAACATGAAGTATGTGTATGTCTCTGAACATTGCTGCATGCCTGCATCTAGAGTGGTAAAttttgaaacaaaaaaaaaaatatgaagaCATGCTGTGTACTTTCAACATTACCAGCGCCAAACAACTAGATTACAGATCAGAGCGAATATCTGATGCCTATTATTTCAGATATAGTCAAAAGGAAATCACCACCCGACGGATTCGACTCTGTTACTTCTGCTTACGCAATGCGGTACTGCGGGCTGACTAGACTTGCTTTCGCTTTCGCTTGGAGCTAGCTAGGGTCCTAACCCTAGTGCATGCCCAGCACTAGATAGATCGATAGCTAGAGCTAACAAATTGCTTAATCAATCGGCTGTCCTGTACATAGTGGCTAACTATGTTGACCTTTGTTGTCATCTCTCTTAAACAAATTTAGTAGTTCGCCAAATAAACAAACCCGATAATATAAAGCATGCAGGCCAAAGTTGGGCGCACAAGATTACGATCCGACAAAAACCATAGCTAATAAGCAAAGCAGGCCAAAGTTGGACGACGCACAAGAGTACACAAACCCAAGTCAAGATTGACTTTGCTTCTACACTATATCTAGTTTAATAATCGAGCCGGTCGGGTCGATGATGCATGATCTTATAGGTTGATCTCATCTTTCACTGTCCTGTCCATAGATTCAATcaagtgagtgagtgagtgcaGTAGAAAAAATCAGTGTGAAACCACTCGTCGATCGCTTCACCAACCTCGCTCGCCGGCCAGCTCGTCTCTCCCTGCGGCTGGGCTGGGTGCAATTCCGGTCCGTGGTCCAGGTGTTGGCACGCCGGGCGGCGCCCGCGGCAGATCTCTCGCGCGCGTGATGAGAGAAAGATTCGTCGAGCAAACGGGGGCAGAAATGGGGGCTGATGAAAGCCTGAAAGCTGTCGCACACATACACGGCCCGGGCCGGCCGTCGCCATCATCGTTTCTCAGAAAAGACCCGGGCCTGCATCTGCGACTGTGATCGCGCTGCTAGCGACGTCGACCAAAGCTAGCTAGCTCATCACGCCGTGCATTATTATTAGTCTAATCACTCTATCAGTGACGGCCGCCCTCACTCCTCGCTCACCAGGAGTTCGTCATCAGAGTTCTCGTATAAAGCATTTTGTTGAAAAAAATCGATTGACATAAGCTCTGATCTGATGAAGCAAATGCGCATTTCCGGGGTTGACTTGGGGTGCTTCCCTCGGAGGTAGCCTCTCCTTCCTATCTAGTCCTACTCCTACCCCTGCatgcaccatgcatgcatgcatgcgtgtgCATATCATCGGCAAAAGGCGACAGAAGAAGAGCAGGAGCATACGTTACTCAATTATGTGTGAGCTGAGATGATTAAGCGGGCTGAGTGAAGGGTAATCCTGCCGCTAATCAATCATTTTCTGGTGCTGTCGCGATTATATTGGATGATTAGTAGGAGTATGCAGCGACAGGAGATGCGCAGTACGGGTTACTCAACCCCCACTACCGTTGCCGACTGACGATCGACTGACTTTCTCCACTGTCATGATTACAGCCTTTGACGATAATGGCAGCTTTGGCCGGTGATCTTCTGTGGACATGGTGGTTGGTTCTAGTGGGTTGGTCAACGGGCCAGGGAGGGGAGAGAGGCGGCCTTGCTCTAAAACGGGGAACTCTGATGCACTGTTGGAGAAAACGGCTCCTTGTATTGTCCACAAGCAAAATATCTGTTCGGTGCTCTCGCCGGGGAACTCTGATGCACTGTTGGAGAATGGGTCAATGTATTTTGAAGGATTATGTGTTAATAATTGAGATTTCTAGATCTAAAAGCAGATAGCGGCTAAGTCATATTCAACCTATAGAATCCcttgtttctttcttttccaCATTATAAGAAAATTAGAACAAACTCTAAAAGAAAACTCCATTGTCATAATAAGTGGAGTTAGAGCTATTTTGCTGGAGCTATAAATTGTGGCACCTTAAATTTATGGTTCCTTCAAAACGGTTCTATTATTTTTCAAAATGTTTGATAAATCTCCTCGAGGAGCAGGAGGTATGGAACCAAGGACGAACCGTACTAATAAACAGGCCCAAAGAGGCTTTGAACCTCACCCACCACTCGGGCGTCTAAATGGTCAAAACCAGGTAGTTCCTGCAACCAAAGTTCCACGTTGTAATTTTTGTACGTGTCCCTTGGAAAATAGACGGAAAATAAGAGTACTATATGTTTGTCTTGTTTTGTAACCTGGCCGATGACACCGAAATGGACGTACGTGCGCACTCGACCGTATATATAATCATACTGCATGGAATTCCGTATATATAATCATACTGCATGAAATTGACTTCGCCGCTGTCGATCGACCACACGTCTCAGTCCTACGCACGTCAGTCGGTAGCTTTATTACTACTGCATGCCCGAGCGTTAGTGCGCTGATTGTGTTGTGTGTCAAATTCAACGTAGAAAGCTGGAGCGGCATGTGAATATCTAAGCTATACCTACCAAACGGTAGCTCTGGAAGTCTGGAGTCAACCTGTGCTGGATACTATTTGCCTGTAAAAAACGTCAACGCCATAAGTGTGCAATCTCGTCAACAATCATGCATGCATCGCCAGATCTGTATATATATAGCTGATCTGATTCGTCAGAGCACGTGATGCTGCGTGTCTGATCTGAAATTGATCCGGAGCAAGGACGACCACGCATGGTGAATTCGTAGCTGAATTCGTTCTAACACGTCGCCAgtgaactttttttttctttgtctcTTATGATCAACAGTCGCCAgtgaacttttttttttctttgtctcTTATGATCAACATAgtagataaaaatagaaaaacacATAAATACAAGATAAGAAAAACCTGAATATAGTAATTACAATAtagaactatatatatatatatatatatatatatatcttgagTTCGGTGAGAGCCCACATAAAAGACAGAATAAGTCAGTATGTTTTACAACAATATCACTCTAATTTGCTCTGCTTAAGAAAAATGCTCTTATGTACACTGCAAATTTTGAACAGCTTTGGGTCTTCCATAAAATTGAGAATCTACATTCTAGATAGTGGCTGCGTGGGATTTATATTctagataaataaataagatatattTGGATCCCTTGTTTATAGCCAGAGATTATAGGTTGTGAATTATATATCTCAAAACATAGTAGGGTGTAGTTGGATAGCTTGATTCTCATAATTAATCTATAGCCTAGATTGTAAGACTCTTCAATTTACGTTCATTTATCTATTTTATTCTCATATGTTTTTAGTACATCCAAATGGTACAGACCGTTATAACTACTTGGCAACAAACGTTTTTTTTCTGAGAGATCTCGTGAAAAGAGATATGTATTCTATTTATTTTGAGACGTTACCGACTCAGTGGCAGAGGGAGGGAAGGGTTGAGGGGGCTTAGCACCCCCCAACATGTCCGTGCCTCCCACAATACTCCCTCCTCAGTTAGCTAGTTAATCATTCAATTAGCAAGGTAATGATGATAATCAATACTTTAATTACTTGTTCTTTCTCCTTAATAACCTAGGGTTAGCCTAACAAAgccattctattatttttttaatttcttttgttCTCTCTATACATTATAATTCTATAGCTAGTTATTAAATATAATTAGTGTTTTGCTTGTATGTTTTCCTTTTATATTGATCTTCAACAGCATCTATATTATTTAAGACTAGTCCTTATGTTCTCTGTGTCATCTTGTTTGTTTATGTTATTATCGTGATATCTTTCTAGCCTAAAAAGTAGATTGAATGAGCAAAAGTTAGAGACCTAATGCTAATTaaactttgttttctttttctttgtaaTATTCATCGGGTttttttgcttatatatgtaaaATAAACTTTTATTTTAATATTATCTAATACTATTGCCATATATGTATTTTCATCATGCATATATGTAAAATTGCACTACATGTTCAAATTCTAGCTCTGCCCTTGGACCTGCTGCCATCACTAGTTTATTGTGATCTTGAATCGTCAACAAAAGATCGTATCTCAGTTGTTAGTCGCAAATCCTCTCCCACTTTATTTGTCTCCGCTTGTGTGTACCGATTCCTTGCTCCTTCCATAGGTCCTTTCGAGAACGTTCCAAGTCCAAGTCACTTTTGCGATTATTATTATCCCATAAATAAACGATAACTTAAACAAACAATAAATCAACAACCTATAAAATTCCAAAGCATCACTCTGatatatccatccatccatccaagtCCCTACCGAGCTAGAATACCAGCACATTTTTTTGTTCTTCATTCACTGGTGGGGCCGAGAACAACTCCCCCGGGACCGGGAGTACACAAGATATAGGAAGATACACAtgagaatataaaaatataataaaactGGAAAAAGAATGGGTTAGTAGCCAAAGCTGGGAGACCAAATTCCCCGTCCAACCGCAAAGGACAAATTTGTGCGTAAATTACAGAAGGTGGGCCCAGGCAAAGCAAGGTCAGGAACAGAAAAAGTAGGGGAAAAAAGTTGATGCCGATGGCGGGAAAAGAGAGGGTAAAGCTGGCACAAAGCCAGCAGAGGAGAACCCAGCCCCCGATTAGCTAATTGATACTACTATTTACTTTTAAAAAAACAGCATACATGGATTAATATTAAACAAGAAAAATAATGATAACACTAGTAGGAAGAAAGAAAAAGGGGGAGTCTGAAGGCTGCCGCTGGCCGCTGCACAGCTGCAGTGCTGAGAGCCCGTGGGTCCGTCGGGTGCAGATGGGCCCGCCCAAGGAGCCCACGTTTCCCAGGAGTCCAAGTCCAAGTGAGGCCAGAGCCCAGAGCAAGACGACCCACGGATACGGAAGTGGAGGCCGGAGCCGTCAGCTCCGGGTGTCAAGGGTTTCGCCGTTAGTGAAACGGCAGCCGTCGCCTTCTCGGAGGGGATCACGGCTTCGACACGGACGCGGCGTCCTTggaatgctgctgctgctgcgagtGCGAGGCGTCGCCATCAgccccgccggcgccggcgccgttggCCATGGCCGACTGCGCCGTGAGCACGGACATGCTCGGGGAGGCCGGCACGgcgtcggcgccggcgccgccgttcATGCCGTGGGGCGGCAACCGCATGGCGGCCATGtggtgcgcggcggcggcggcgaccccGAGGCCGGCTGCCCCGACCGGCGGTCGCATGTGGCACGTCGCGGAGGATATGGCGGAGGCGAGGGAGACGGGCATGAGGCACAGGCCCTTCCCCTGCAGGTACTGCATGGCGGTGCCCATGTCCTCCTCCATCAGCTTCGCCACCTGCTGCTCCGTCACCGCCAGGCCGCCGTCGCTCCCGGCCGCGGCCGCAGCGCCAGCGCCACCTCGACCCTGCAAACACAGACACACACAAAGAAGCAGGTCCAGAGAGAGATTCATCAGGCACGCGTGCACTGTTACTGTACCCAGCGGCGTGGCGCTGGCGCCGGGGCAGCCGCGTCATTTCGCGCGGCGGCACGCGAGGCACTGTGGGCTGCTGCGGCAGTGGCAGTAGCCATCAGCCGTGGCACTGAAAAGTTCGTTCACATATAGAGAAAGCTAGAGAGAGAAGGAGAAGCTGCATGCCTCCTTGCCACTTGATCGACTGCAATGCAAGTGGGGGAGAGCTTGGGGGTGGGGAGAGTTACCTCCGAGGACATGTCGGCCACGAGCGGCGCGACGGCAGCGGCGCCACCTAGGCGGCTCATGCTGAGCACCTGCATGCGTGGGTTGGTAAACGCAGATTACATGTCAGCAGACTCCATCAACAACATCATGGTATCATACATACATCTGGATATCGAGTACACTGCTGTGCTAGGACTAACTGCCATTTAACATTTCATGCTTGCCTTGACTTGGAGCTGCAGGAACTTGACGTAGTCGATGATCTCGTCCAGCATCGACGCCTTGTCCGTCTGCATGCACGCAGTAAAACAAGCAGGGCCGGAGCAAGATGGATCAGTATACTCGGCGACGGCCGACGGCGAGCAAGCAAAGCCCCAAGCCAAACAAGCGCAAAGAACAAAAAGGAGGAGGATGGAGAGGTGGACAGCTGAAAAAAAAAGCGCTAAAGCTAGAGCCTCTCTTCCCCTTCTTCGGAAGCGGCGCCGCGCGCGACATGGGCAGGAATTCTAGGCGGGGAAAAAGCCatgcgatgcgatgcgatgcCGCCCTTCGTCCCCGCGCGCGCGGTCGCCGAGGGAGCACGGTGCTGGTCAAGTAGGCCAACGTGCGGGTAAATGTGCCCCCGCACGCGCGCCCACCACCCCGGCCGGCCACACCTCCTCCGCCCACGCGCGCTGCTAGCAGCTACTAGCTCCATCCATCTGGTGACTGACGAGTGTGACGACTCCCCCTCCTACAGCTCTCCATGCCGGGCACGGGCATGGCGTTGGTTGGACTCTAGTAATAAGCTGCGTGCTGTCTTCCATTGTTTAATCCCCCGTGTTTTCCTCGGCACAAACTCGCTACCGAGTGATTGGGGGAACACTTTATTACCAGCATCGATCATCTCCCAACAACCAAAAACCCTAGGCAATAATCTCTCGTCTTTCTCAAAGCAAGCGTGTGTGCAATTGATTCATCTCACCTTGTTGGCGTTGGGCACCAGCTCCTGCAGCGCCTTCATCCTCTCCGCGATCCTCTCCCTCCGGAGCTGCAaaacggcgacgacgacgacagggaAGAATATATGAGAACAAAGAAACGGACAAAGGAATAGCAGTGGTTGGGACGTTGGGGTTGGGAGTCGGAACGGGAGAACAATCCAAATCCAGGAAACAACAACAGACAGTCAGACACGGGAGCTGATTAGCAACTGCATGCCGTCGCGGATTTTATTAGCCGAATTGAAAAAATAACGAACTGCTCGACGACGTGACTAATTGGAGAGACGCAGAGCGGCAATTATATTagcgaggggaggggaggggaggggaggggagggcaggaggagcgtcgtctcgtcgCGTAGCTCACCCGCTCCGCGATGCTGTGGGGGTCGGTGGCCTGGCCGCGCCGCGCCCGTACGCGCTGCCTgggcggcgccgccgcgcctCCGCCCGCGGCCCCGGCCTGCGGCTGCGACACGCCGCCGGAGGCGCCcgcgcctccgcctcctccaccgaaGCCTtggcccggcaacggcgccgttTGCTGCTGCGAGAATCAAAACCGTGCTTGCTTTAGAGATTATATATACAGGTGGCCGCATGTGTGCCACAAGCATTAAGCCATGTACGTTGTACGCATGTGGTTCGTTGATCTTGCGGACCTGCGGATGCGACTGAa encodes:
- the LOC8068362 gene encoding transcription factor bHLH66 isoform X2 — its product is MQPTTREMQAMAAAGQISLDDLRAAAGAAGGGVHDDFLDQMLGGLPPSAWPELASAAGGKAPDGGAQAEGMQQHQHQHQHFGGGLYDESALLASRLRQHQISGGPTGGGAEAAKQMVLQQLADLRQGHHMLLQGMGRSTGGGGGSGDGGLLLPLSLGSGGSGGDVQALLKAAANSAGGEAAGVFGGSFAGSLQQQQQQHFQSHPQQTAPLPGQGFGGGGGGAGASGGVSQPQAGAAGGGAAAPPRQRVRARRGQATDPHSIAERLRRERIAERMKALQELVPNANKTDKASMLDEIIDYVKFLQLQVKVLSMSRLGGAAAVAPLVADMSSEGRGGAGAAAAAGSDGGLAVTEQQVAKLMEEDMGTAMQYLQGKGLCLMPVSLASAISSATCHMRPPVGAAGLGVAAAAAHHMAAMRLPPHGMNGGAGADAVPASPSMSVLTAQSAMANGAGAGGADGDASHSQQQQHSKDAASVSKP
- the LOC8068362 gene encoding transcription factor bHLH66 isoform X1 codes for the protein MQPTTREMQAMAAAGQISLDDLRAAAGAAGGGVHDDFLDQMLGGLPPSAWPELASAAGGKAPDGGAQAEGMQQHQHQHQHFGGGLYDESALLASRLRQHQISGGPTGGGAEAAKQMVLQQLADLRQGHHMLLQGMGRSTGGGGGSGDGGLLLPLSLGSGGSGGDVQALLKAAANSAGGEAAGVFGGSFAGSLQQQQQQHFQSHPQQQTAPLPGQGFGGGGGGAGASGGVSQPQAGAAGGGAAAPPRQRVRARRGQATDPHSIAERLRRERIAERMKALQELVPNANKTDKASMLDEIIDYVKFLQLQVKVLSMSRLGGAAAVAPLVADMSSEGRGGAGAAAAAGSDGGLAVTEQQVAKLMEEDMGTAMQYLQGKGLCLMPVSLASAISSATCHMRPPVGAAGLGVAAAAAHHMAAMRLPPHGMNGGAGADAVPASPSMSVLTAQSAMANGAGAGGADGDASHSQQQQHSKDAASVSKP